One segment of Chionomys nivalis chromosome 1, mChiNiv1.1, whole genome shotgun sequence DNA contains the following:
- the Smco3 gene encoding single-pass membrane and coiled-coil domain-containing protein 3, with product MAQSDFLYPENPRRRQEVNRLHQQLLDCLSDSFQVTNKLVGVLNTHLGCKLAFIEMKRDGTIKENCDIIIQAMTKIQKELQKVDEALKEKLEPTLYRKLQDIKERETEKIAIVQKVISVILGEATSAASAVAVKLVGSNVTTGIINKLVTVLAHIGTSLLGSIGIAVLSLGIDMIIQAILGAVEKTQLQAAIRSYEKHLVEFKAASERYHHAITEVSSAVKRQIR from the coding sequence ATGGCTCAGAGTGACTTCCTCTACCCAGAAAACCCAAGGAGGCGGCAGGAAGTGAACCGTCTTCACCAGCAGCTCCTGGACTGCCTGTCTGACAGCTTCCAGGTCACCAACAAGCTGGTAGGGGTCCTGAACACCCACTTGGGCTGTAAGCTGGCCTTCATCGAAATGAAAAGAGATGGGACCATCAAAGAAAACTGTGACATCATTATCCAAGCCATGACAAAAATCCAAAAGGAACTGCAAAAGGTTGACGAGGCACTGAAAGAGAAACTGGAGCCAACCCTTTATAGGAAACTTCAGGATATcaaggaaagggagacagagaagataGCGATTGTGCAAAAGGTCATTTCTGTCATCCTGGGAGAAGCTACATCTGCAGCCAGTGCAGTGGCTGTTAAACTCGTGGGCTCAAATGTCACAACTGGCATAATTAACAAGCTGGTCACTGTGCTAGCTCACATCGGGACTTCTCTCCTTGGTAGCATTGGAATTGCTGTGCTTAGTCTTGGCATAGATATGATCATCCAAGCCATCTTGGGAGCAGTGGAGAAGACACAGCTTCAAGCAGCCATCAGAAGTTACGAGAAGCATCTGGTGGAGTTCAAGGCCGCCTCAGAGAGGTACCATCATGCCATCACTGAGGTCAGCAGTGCTGTGAAGCGCCAGATAAGATGA
- the Wbp11 gene encoding WW domain-binding protein 11 yields MGRRSTSSTKSGKFMNPTDQARKEARKRELKKNKKQRMMVRAAVLKMKDPKQIIRDMEKLDEMEFNPVQQPQLNEKVLKDKRKKLRETFERILRLYEKENPDIYKELRKLEVEYEQKRAQLSQYFDAVKNAQHVEVESIPLPDMPHAPSNILIQDIPLPGAQPPSILKKTSAYGPPTRAVSILPLLGHGVPRLPPGRKPPGPPPGPPPPQVMQMYGRKVGFALDLPPRRRDEDMLYSPELAQRGHDDDVSSTSEDDGYPEDMDQDKHDDSTDDSDTDRSDAESEGDDFGHRDDSERDNPEEKKSGLSVRFADMPGKSRKKKKNMKELTPLQAMMLRMAGQEIPEEGREVEEFSEDDDDDDSEDSEAEKQSQKQHKEDSHSDGTSAAPSQQQAPPQSVPPSQIQAPPMPGPPPLGPPPAPPLRPPGPPTGLPPGPPPGAPPFLRPPGMPGIRGPLPRLLPPGPPPGRPPGPPPGPPPGLPPGPPPRGPPPRLPPPAPPGIPPPRPGMMRPPLVPPLGPAPPGLFPPAPLPNPGVLSAPPSLIQRPKADDASAATIEKKATATISAKPQITNPKAEVTRFVPTALRVCRENKGATAVPQRRSEDDSAVPVAKAAPRSGPSVPVSVQTKDDVYEAFMKEMEGLL; encoded by the exons ATGGGACGGAGATCAACATCCTCCACCAAGAGTGGGAAGTTTATGAACCCCACAGACCAAGCTC GAAAGGAAGCCCggaaaagagaactgaaaaaG AACAAAAAACAGCGCATGATGGTCCGAGCTGCGGTTCTGAAGATGAAAGATCCCAAGCAGATTATCCGGGACATGGAGAAATTGGATGAGATGG AGTTTAACCCAGTGCAACAGCCACAGTTAAATGAGAAAGTACTGAAAGACAAGCGTAAAAAGCTGCGGGAAACCTTTGAGCGAATTCTACGactttatgaaaaagaaaatccagataTTTACAAAGAATTGAGAAAGTTAGAAGTAGAATATGAACAGAAGAGGGCTCAGCTGAGCCAATATTTTGATGCTGTTAAG AATGCTCAGCATGTGGAAGTCGAGAGCATCCCTTTGCCCGACATGCCGCATGCTCCATCCAACATCTTGATCCAGGACATCCCACTTCCTGGTGCCCAGCCACCCTCCATCCTTAAGAAAACCTCGGCTTATGG GCCTCCAACTCGGGCAGTTTCTATTCTTCCGCTCCTCGGACATGGTGTCCCACGTTTGCCCCCTGGCAGAAAGCCACCGGGCCCTCCACCTGGCCCACCTCCTCCTCAAGTTATGCAGATGTATGGCCGTAAAGTGGGTTTTGCTCTAGATCTTCCCCCACGTAGACGAGATGAAGACATGTTGTATAGTCCAGAACTTG CTCAGCGAGGTCATGACGATGACGTGTCCAGCACCAGTGAAGACGATGGCTATCCTGAGGACATGGATCAGGATAAGCACGATGACAGCACTGACGATAGTGACACCGACAGATCTGATGCAGAGAGTGAGGGGGATGATTTCGGGCACCGTGATGACAGTGAGCGAGACAACCCTGAGGAGAAGAAGTCAG GTCTGAGTGTCCGATTTGCTGATATGCCTGGAAAatcaaggaagaagaagaagaacatgaAGGAGCTGACTCCTCTTCAAGCCATGATGCTTCGTATGGCAG GTCAGGAGATCCCTGAGGAAGGACGGGAAGTGGAGGAGTTTTCCGaggatgatgatgacgacgactCTGAGGATTCTGAAGCGGAGAAGCAATCACAAAAGCAGCATAAAGAGGACTCCCACTCGGATGGCACATCTGCTGCCCCTTCACAGCAGCAGGCTCCTCCGCAGtctgtccctccttcccagaTACAAGCACCTCCCATGCCGGGACCACCGCCTCTTGGACCACCGCCTGCCCCACCCTTACGGCCTCCTGGGCCACCTACAGGCCTCCCTCCTGGGCCACCTCCAG GGGCTCCTCCATTCCTGAGACCACCTGGAATGCCAGGAATCCGAGGGCCTTTACCACGACTTTTACCTCCAGGACCACCACCAGGTCGACCTCCTGGCCCTCCCCCAGGTCCACCTCCAGGTCTTCCCCCTGGACCCCCTCCTCGAGGACCCCCACCAAGGCTACCTCCTCCTGCACCTCCAG GTATCCCTCCTCCTCGTCCCGGCATGATGCGCCCACCCTTGGTGCCTCCTCTCGGACCTGCCCCCCCTGGGCTTTTCCCGCCAGCTCCCTTGCCCAACCCAGGGGTGTTGAGTGCCCCACCCAGCCTCATTCAGCGACCGAAGGCGGATGATGCAAGTGCAGCCACCATAGAGAAGAAAGCCACAGCGACCATCAGTGCCAAGCCCCAGATCACCAATCCCAAGGCAGAGGTCACACGGTTTGTGCCCACTGCACTGAGAGTGTGCCGGGAGAATAAGGGGGCTACTGCTGTTCCCCAAagaaggtcagaggatgactcTGCTGTGCCTGTTGCCAAAGCAGCCCCAAGATCTGGTCCTTCTGTTCCTGTCTCAGTACAAACTAAGGACGATGTTTATGAAGCCTTTATGAAAGAGATGGAGGGGCTGCTGTGA